The DNA sequence TTGTGAAAAAGGGGTGGAGCTTTTGCATTATATGAGGGCGTTGGAAAAAGAGGATTGACCACAAAGGCACAGAGGTCACAAAGAAGTAGCTGAAAAAAGAATAATATTTTTAAGAACTCTCACTTCATTCGAGACAAGAAATTCTCCCTTTTCCCGGAGATATTAATAGGTAATAGTGAATAGCTCTTTGATTTTTCTTTGTGCTCTTTGTGTCTTTGTGGTGAAAAACTGCTTTTCTGAGAATTAATGATTATTCGGTGAAATACCCGCCGGATCGGAGGCAATCTTTCCCGACTGCCCCTTTTTTATGGCCTCCACGGCGAGAGTATCAGCCCTTTCATTCTCTGCATGACCGTTATGGCCCCGTATCCAGTGCCAGGTGATTTCGTGTTTTGAGGCAGCCGCATCGAGCCTTTCCCAAAGATCCCTGTTTTCGACGGGCTTCTTGTCGGATTTTCTCCAGCCCCTTTTTTTCCAGTTATGAATCCACTTGGTAATGCCGTCTTTTACGTAACTTGAATCGGTTGTCAAATGGGCCTTTGATTTT is a window from the Deltaproteobacteria bacterium genome containing:
- the rnhA gene encoding ribonuclease HI; its protein translation is MTDSKNKKIEIFTDGACSGNPGPGGWGAILRYGEHEKELSGYTKKTTNNRMELLAAIHALEALKKKSKAHLTTDSSYVKDGITKWIHNWKKRGWRKSDKKPVENRDLWERLDAAASKHEITWHWIRGHNGHAENERADTLAVEAIKKGQSGKIASDPAGISPNNH